The Thermodesulfatator atlanticus DSM 21156 DNA window TGATCTTCAATAGATGATAAAGATTTAAAGTACTTATGCAATCTATGCCAACGATTCATTTTTGATAAATAAAAAGCTTCTGATACTACTACATCTCTTAAATCTCTAGATATAAAAAAGTGGGCAATATTTAATTTTATGAGAGCTTTATAATAATCTTCATCATAAAACAAGTGAGCTGCAACAATTTCTCCGGGAAGTATAGAATTTATAACTTTTATTGTATTTATCTTACTTCTTTCTCTAAAAGTGATCGTTGGCATTGAAGCAATAAATTTTTTATAATTTTTAACTTTAGGAAAAGGTTCTACTATTTGTAATAATAAATGAGTACCACTTTTAGGAAACGAATTAGCCAAAATTGGGGGAGATTTTATATAGTCTTCAGGTTTAACTGACATTTTTTTAAATTTTCTATAAAATTCCATTAAAAAAGCAATAAACTTTCTATAAGGAGCTGACTTTTTTATTTTAAGAACCAGGTTATTCATCGTTCATCTAATCCAATGCTATTTTCTCAATCGAGATACTTATTTGCATTCTAAAATCGACCCTCCCCAGGGAAACTTTTTAAAAATCTTACG harbors:
- a CDS encoding sulfotransferase domain-containing protein, which produces MSVKPEDYIKSPPILANSFPKSGTHLLLQIVEPFPKVKNYKKFIASMPTITFRERSKINTIKVINSILPGEIVAAHLFYDEDYYKALIKLNIAHFFISRDLRDVVVSEAFYLSKMNRWHRLHKYFKSLSSIEDQIMFSIKGNSFLKTPYDYPNIAERFKRYAKWVKHHNIFSLRYEDLMSKKRRQIISDMVQFYLQKMNAGERYNLDELVQKILENINPQKSHTFRKGGSGNWRNFFTNEHKKAMKEVAGDLLIKLGYEKDLDW